Proteins encoded by one window of Rhodamnia argentea isolate NSW1041297 chromosome 6, ASM2092103v1, whole genome shotgun sequence:
- the LOC115749324 gene encoding uncharacterized protein LOC115749324: MGKLLCDSTAVAEAFPSPTSMAIVPWREVNAESLDSVPVVDLPDHHQIKASWDDVPGLEDQQRRRLQRLRSKGVLWRHPQDKDSPPVVFYLSHGGEVSADGNCLFTASMRATTGGVAARGGDARDLRRRVVGRFLEGLRSATGETKEAVEVAIRHMYSPDLKSGWGVHVVQEVKLVAKKEDRVALDSAIVELVQLGMQREMAAESIYKERCIPVNDGSSWAKYMSISGSSDDEYDIITLQYTEEGLFTVDENREGHAAAFGDDIAIECLATEFNREIFVVQAHGSDAMVDEENCVFFLPHHPRSHIMGPPLFLFMKGTGWCGAGADHYEPLIAYPASLVSPEKVAVVL, from the exons ATGGGGAAGCTGCTGTGCGATTCGACGGCCGTGGCGGAGGCATTCCCATCCCCAACGTCGATGGCCATCGTGCCTTGGAGGGAAGTCAACGCGGAATCACTCGATTCCGTCCCGGTCGTCGATCTCCCCGACCACCACCAGATCAAGGCCTCCTGGGACGACGTGCCGGGCCTCGAGGACCAGCAGAGGCGCCGCCTCCAGCGCCTTCGCTCCAAGGGCGTCCTTTGGCGGCACCCGCAGGATAAAGACTCGCCGCCGGTGGTCTTCTATTTATCTCACGGCGGGGAGGTGTCGGCCGACGGAAACTGCCTCTTCACGGCGTCGATGAGGGCGACGACGGGAGGCGTGGCGGCGCGTGGGGGCGACGCGCGGGATCTGAGGCGGCGCGTGGTGGGGCGGTTCTTGGAGGGCCTCAGATCTGCGACTGGGGAGACGAAGGAGGCGGTGGAGGTCGCGATTCGGCACATGTACTCGCCGGATCTGAAGAGCGGATGGGGGGTTCATGTGGTTCAGGAGGTGAAGCTAGTGGCAAAGAAAGAGGACAGGGTTGCTCTTGATTCGGCCATTGTGGAACTGGTTCAGCTTGGGATGCAGAG AGAAATGGCGGCGGAATCTATTTACAAAGAGAGATGCATTCCCGTGAATGATGGCTCAAGTTGGGCCAAATACATGTCAATCTCGGGTTCATCTGACGATGAATATGATATCATCACTTTGCAGTACACCGAGGAGGGTTTATTTACTGTAGATGAGAACAGAGAAGGCCACGCTGCGGCGTTTGGGGATGACATTGCAATTGAATGCCTTGCAACAGAGTTCAACCGAGAGATTTTTGTG GTGCAAGCCCATGGATCTGACGCAATGGTCGATGAAGAGAACTGCGTTTTCTTCCTCCCTCATCATCCAAGAAGTCATATAATGGGTCCTCCTTTATTCCTTTTCATGAAAGGAACAG GGTGGTGTGGTGCCGGAGCTGATCACTACGAGCCCCTTATTGCTTATCCTGCTTCCCTTGTATCTCCAGAGAAAGTTGCTGTGGTACTTTGA
- the LOC115749413 gene encoding uncharacterized protein LOC115749413: protein MSGATLGVAPGAELDQTVLSAATKPTKKAINQQSLVGGVMGSLRMIELQLVAFIMVFSASGLVPLLDLIFPAFASVYLIALSKLAFPSHGNAAKASAEIFQGSRLFRLYVVVGTTVGLFLPLAYVLGGFARGDDHAVRSATPHLFLLSFQILTENLISGLSLFSPPVRALVPLLYTVRRIFVIIDWMTDVWFNKTLQANAPLKDVVWFWFGRSLAAVNLLYFSVNLFGFLIPRFLPRAFERYFRERDEIHGKMAEDKPRVTAAANKSQRSDKKSD, encoded by the exons ATGTCAGGAGCAACCTTGGGTGTGGCTCCCGGTGCGGAGCTTGACCAAACCGTCCTCTCCGCGGCCACGAAGCCAACAAAGAAGGCCATAAACCAGCAATCCCTTGTTGGCGGAGTGATGGGCTCGTTGCGCATGATCGAGCTCCAGCTCGTGGCCTTCATAATGGTGTTCTCCGCGAGTGGCCTCGTCCCCCTTCTCGACCTCATTTTCCCGGCCTTCGCATCTGTGTATCTCATTGCCCTCTCGAAGCTGGCCTTCCCGTCTCACGGCAATGCTGCCAAAGCTTCAGCGGAGATCTTCCAGGGTAGCAGGCTGTTCAGGCTATACGTTGTGGTGGGGACTACGGTCGGATTGTTTCTTCCGCTGGCTTACGTGCTGGGCGGTTTCGCAAGGGGCGATGACCACGCGGTGCGGTCGGCGACTCCTCACCTGTTCTTGCTTTCATTTCAGATATTGACTGAGAACTTGATAAGTGGGCTGTCGCTTTTTTCGCCGCCCGTGAGGGCATTGGTGCCGTTGCTGTATACTGTGAGGCGGATATTCGTGATCATCGATTGGATGACTGATGTGTGGTTTAATAAGACTCTGCAGGCAAATGCACCGCTTAAG GATGTGGTGTGGTTCTGGTTTGGGAGGAGTTTGGCAGCGGTCAATCTGCTATACTTCTCGGTCAACTTGTTCGGGTTCTTGATTCCCCGGTTCCTTCCGCGGGCATTCGAGAGATATTTCAGGGAAAGAGATGAGATTCACGGAAAGATGGCAGAGGACAAGCCTCGCGTAACTGCGGCTGCAAACAAATCCCAGCGTTCAGATAAAAAATCTGATTGA